One region of Camelina sativa cultivar DH55 chromosome 6, Cs, whole genome shotgun sequence genomic DNA includes:
- the LOC104790581 gene encoding zinc finger AN1 and C2H2 domain-containing stress-associated protein 13, whose product MGTPEFPDLGKHCAVNVCKQLDFLPFTCDRCLQVLCLDHRSYMRHDCPKGNRGDVTVVVCPFCATGVRLNPDEVPNIAWEEHLNSVCDDPSNVNKKKKKKKTKCPVPKCGAVLTFSCTIKCRDCSIDHCLKHRFGPDHFCPGPKKSDSFSTSESTKVATSAPASSSSSSRSSSLLASAEALIRKKRWNPTRVGRDSRLNRTRVGRDSGLVRVPWMIREGLVLTREESR is encoded by the exons atgGGAACTCCGGAATTTCCAGATCTGGGGAAACACTGCGCCGTCAATGTTTGCAAGCAGCTCGATTTCTTGCCGTTCACATGCGATCGCTGCCTCCAG gtgcTTTGTCTGGATCATCGTAGCTATATGAGACACGATTGTCCAAaaggaaacagaggagatgTCACAGTGGTTGTTTGTCCGTTTTGTGCGACAGGAGTTCGGTTAAACCCCGACGAAGTTCCAAACATAGCTTGGGAGGAACATCTTAATTCAGTTTGTGATGATCCCTCAAATgttaacaagaagaagaagaagaagaagacgaaatgTCCTGTTCCAAAGTGCGGAGCAGTCTTGACATTCTCTTGTACCATAAAATGTCGGGACTGCAGCATAGATCATTGCTTGAAACATCGGTTTGGACCTGATCATTTTTGTCCTGGACCGAAGAAGTCTGATTCGTTTTCCACGAGTGAAAGCACGAAAGTAGCTACAAGTGCTCCtgcatcatcatcgtcatcttcaaGATCGTCTAGTCTTTTGGCTTCAGCGGAAGCActtattagaaagaaaagatggaATCCGACCAGGGTAGGTAGAGATTCTAGATTGAATCGGACCAGGGTAGGTAGAGATTCTGGATTGGTACGCGTCCCTTGGATGATTAGGGAAGGATTGGTTCTGACCAGGGAAGAAAGCAGGTAG